A genomic stretch from Mastacembelus armatus chromosome 7, fMasArm1.2, whole genome shotgun sequence includes:
- the wdr6 gene encoding tRNA (34-2'-O)-methyltransferase regulator WDR6 isoform X3, whose translation METAVLVAPVTALEFLQDEFLLAGEGPILKVYSLQPRPKPCASLSVLQHSRIHGVRPRRQAGGPAQTSAAGHELSFIKEPSFYDLAVFGGKVVRLVRLHVDLRLEILGPLLQLQDWALDARWLSGDKQSLLCVAVAHNSALLLDLVTGTPVVQCSCLEGCLLYSVLLLVHESWADTVLVGGTVFNQLVLWKPGGGEQTDHEYKAPVERRLLGHSGVIFSIAYLQEKGCLASASDDRSVRVWGVGVLGGPGGKCGDLNPACLRVLYGHQARVFSVSLTSGKVFSAGEDGACLVWDWAAGEKVVRTLKGHRAGGVRALAVSKGSGNEERWVATGGADGGVRLWRVKENEERKEKIEEAAREKLTDVKFLGKGMPKVVRIAGEEDENASWSQSRFVVCTDQGIVYQYSNGQWEMIWEGTPEFQSYCVMETVSISVKNSTAKVLLCAVGNLSGSIQVFPVSQPQCGILLTGGSGKIHSLIWQERKGSVCLLASGAEGLVYRWRIEVKLNENYSLVLSVNLLSSFLLPPCAKRWLTAAVCLQSRPEKDLWVCGDRRGSLLLFQEGREQKKGSDLEVNKGLLTGTEQTKGKENGSDGDEKSCSKDDLKLQPLSCLFGVHGKQGVTSVYEYQGLLYSTGRDGCVRVFRVDPALPGKTVENKGLLQLEVLRVQRACKGLEWLERVLILKPEIPEKEEKEGVSEDCENHHKTVELDLTKKLEFTQEEKEEDSFSGEEEETEKSLEARFVIAGFQAVHFVVWDPVKRERLLTVPCGGGHRSWGLWPSYKGVWSGYGALVFIKQGTVLSSQPPGEEPSWAGKAGLTGGWDLREGVHGRGIGCVCRLGKIGGTDLDDIQTTGSMTATEGTEMESKEGHWEIVVTGGEDTSLTVLAVHPNSGSIKVLSVITDHISGVRTVAAVTCPEGGSKKQSQTLSVLLASAGGRAQIQCYRLLIGWDRRSLVPSCQVIQVASHRLDEQWERRRNRHKLVKMDPETRYMSVELVEENSNCVLLALACSDGAIRLFSVNEVRRQIDLLWETFHHQRCVLSVATCRLDDGKGNRYKLLFSAATDGKIAVWDLSEASSLIDASSEATAPPIPCLSIPAHQSGVNSLAVWAEKVGQQKGGCLVTVASGGDDGQLTVSVITVQFPDDGKTSPQSRNQPQLHLQSQSHMPLAHAAPLTALKLLSPGLVVSTSSDQRVCLWRICTTGISHRGTLCSHVADAAGLAVWEGQMTAEEKGDKNTKMRFESKQEIAFWRDKGSHTESEKQGSTGGRSSKKTSDEAVGGEPVEAVSETGDPVCKTTDEKVAEKALECGNQTVTDGMGQTESEVNPQTGLKDCESQKTAWVLVCGQGFQLLRVRNTDADVWTEERKKR comes from the exons ATGGAGACAGCGGTCCTGGTAGCTCCAGTCACAGCTCTGGAATTCCTCCAGGATGAATTTCTGCTGGCAG GTGAGGGCCCCATCTTGAAAGTGTATAGTCTCCAGCCTCGCCCTAAACCGTGTGCCTCACTCAGTGTGCTCCAGCACAGCAGAATCCATGGAGTGAGACCCAGACGTCAGGCAGGTGGCCCAGCACAGACCTCTGCTGCAGGACATG AACTGAGTTTTATCAAAGAACCCAGCTTCTATGACCTAGCAGTATTCGGAGGTAAAGTTGTGAGACTGGTGAGGCTCCATGTGGATCTGCGCCTGGAGATCCTAGGTCCCCTCTTGCAGCTACAGGACTGGGCCTTGGATGCCCGCTGGCTCTCTGGAGACAAACAGTCTCTTCTCTGTGTGGCTGTAGCCCACAATAGTGCTCTTCTCCTGGACCTTGTTACAGGGACTCCCGTTGTTCAGTGCTCCTGTTTGGAGGGGTGTCTGCTATACTCTGTCCTCCTTCTCGTACATGAGTCTTGGGCAGATACTGTCCTAGTAGGAGGGACTGTTTTCAACCAGCTGGTTCTCTGGAAGcctggaggaggagaacagaCTGATCATGAATATAAGGCTCCTGTTGAGAGACGTCTGTTGGGCCACAGCGGCGTCATCTTTAGCATCGCGTACCTCCAGGAGAAAGGCTGTCTGGCTTCTGCTTCTGATGACCGCAGTGTGAGGGTGTGGGGTGTTGGTGTGTTAGGGGGGCCTGGAGGGAAATGCGGGGACTTGAACCCAGCTTGTTTAAGGGTCCTATATGGACACCAGGCTAGGGTTTTCTCAGTGTCTCTCACATCAGGGAAGGTGTTCAGTGCTGGTGAAGATGGGGCCTGTTTAGTCTGGGACTGGGCTGCAGGTGAGAAGGTGGTACGAACATTGAAGGGACACCGAGCAGGGGGGGTTCGTGCATTAGCGGTCAGTAAGGGATCTGGAAATGAGGAGAGGTGGGTGGCTACAGGGGGGGCAGATGGAGGGGTGAGGTTGTGGAGGGTGAAAGAGAAtgaggagaggaaggaaaaaataGAGGAGGCAGCGAGGGAGAAGCTAACTGATGTGAAATTTCTTGGGAAAGGGATGCCTAAGGTGGTTCGTATAGCAGGAGAAGAGGATGAAAATGCAAGTTGGAGCCAGAGTAGATTTGTGGTTTGCACTGACCAAGGCATAGTTTACCAGTACAGCAATGGACAGTGGGAAATGATATGGGAAGGGACTCCTGAGTTTCAGTCTTACTGTGTAATGGAAACTGTATCCATCAGTGTAAAAAACTCTACAGCCAAAGTTCTTCTGTGTGCTGTGGGAAACCTCAGTGGGTCCATACAGGTCTTCCCTGTTTCTCAACCTCAGTGTGGGATTCTTCTTACAGGTGGATCAGGGAAAATCCATAGTCTCATTTggcaagagagaaaaggaagtgtgtgtttgttagcaTCAGGTGCTGAAGGACTTGTCTATCGCTGGCGTATAGAggtaaaactaaatgaaaactATTCCTTAGTTCTCAGTGTAaatcttctttcttctttcctccttcctccatgTGCCAAGCGCTGGctgacagctgcagtgtgcCTCCAGTCCAGGCCAGAGAAGGATCTCTGGGTGTGTGGGGACAGGAGAGGCTCCCTGCTTTTGTTTCAGGAAGGAAGAGAACAAAAGAAGGGAAGTGATCTAGAGGTGAATAAAGGTTTGCTGACAGGCACAGAACAGACTAAAGGCAAAGAAAATGGAAGTGATGGAGATGAAAAGAGCTGCAGTAAGGATGACCTAAAGCTGCAGCCACTGAGCTGCTTGTTTGGGGTGCATGGAAAACAGGGTGTAACTTCAGTGTATGAATACCAGGGACTGCTCTATAGCACTGGCAGGGACGGCTGTGTGAGAGTTTTTAGAGTAGACCCAGCACTGCCTGGAAAGACTGTAGAGAACAAAGGACTGCTTCAGCTGGAGGTTCTGCGAGTCCAGCGGGCCTGCAAGGGTCTGGAGTGGCTGGAGAGGGTTTTGATTCTCAAACCTGAAATTcctgagaaagaagaaaaggaaggagtCAGCGAGGATTGTGAGAACCACCATAAGACAGTGGAACTAGATTTGACAAAAAAGCTGGAGTTTACccaggaggaaaaagaggaagacagCTTTagtggagaagaagaagagacagagaagagctTGGAAGCCAGGTTTGTCATTGCTGGCTTCCAAGCTGTCCACTTTGTGGTTTGGGACCCAGTGAAGCGGGAGAGGCTGTTAACGGTACCTTGTGGTGGGGGGCATCGCTCTTGGGGTCTCTGGCCATCCTACAAAGGGGTTTGGAGTGGGTATGGAGCACTGGTCTTCATCAAGCAGGGGACTGTCCTATCTTCCCAACCCCCTGGAGAGGAACCAAGCTGGGCTGGGAAGGCAGGACTGACTGGAGGATGGGACCTGAGGGAGGGTGTCCATGGGAGGGGGattgggtgtgtgtgtaggctGGGGAAGATAGGGGGAACTGATCTGGATGATATTCAAACAACTGGAAGTATGACTGCAACTGAGGGAACGGAGATGGAGAGCAAGGAAGGGCACTGGGAGATAGTagtgacagggggagaggacACTAGCTTGACCGTCCTTGCAGTACATCCTAACTCTGGCAGCATCAAAGTGCTCTCAGTTATTACCGACCACATCTCAGGCGTCCGGACAGTGGCAGCAGTGACATGTCCAGAGGGAGGGAgcaaaaaacaatcacaaaccCTCTCTGTTCTGCTCGCGTCCGCCGGCGGCCGGGCTCAAATACAGTGTTACCGACTGCTGATCGGCTGGGACAGGCGGAGTCTGGTCCCCTCCTGCCAGGTGATCCAGGTGGCCAGTCACCGATTGGATGAACAGTGGGAGAGGAGGCGGAACCGACACAAGCTTGTTAAAATGGACCCAGAAACAAG GTACATGTCTGTAGAGCTGGTGGAGGAGAATAGCAACTGTGTTCTTTTGGCTCTGGCCTGCAGTGATGGTGCTATCAG ATTGTTTTCAGTCAATGAAGTCAGGCGTCAGATTGATTTGTTGTGGGAGACGTTTCACCACCAGCGTTGTGTGCTCAGTGTCGCCACCTGCAGGTTGGACGATGGAAAAGGCAACAG GTACAAGCTGTTGTTCAGTGCTGCAACTGATGGGAAAATTGCAGTCTGGGATTTGTCTGAAGCTTCTTCCCTGATCGATGCGTCAAGTGAAGCCACAGCTCCACCAATCCCCTGTCTCAGCATTCCCGCCCACCAGAGTGGCGTCAACTCATTGGCTGTTTGGGCAGAGAAAGTGGGACAACAAAAGGGCGGTTGCCTGGTAACCGTTGCTAGCGGAGGGGATGATGGGCAGCTGACAGTGTCCGTGATTACGGTGCAGTTCCCAGACGATGGGAAGACTTCACCACAATCCCGAAACCAGCCTCAGCTCCACCTTCAGTCCCAGTCACACATGCCACTGGCCCACGCTGCCCCTCTGACCGCCCTGAAGCTCCTGAGTCCAGGCCTCGTAGTCTCCACTTCTTCAGATCAGAGGGTTTGCCTTTGGAGGATCTGCACTACAGGCATCAGCCACAGAGGGACGCTGTGCTCCCACGTTGCAGACGCTGCAGGTCTTGCAGTATGGGAGGGGCAGAtgacagcagaggagaaaggcGACAAAAACACCAAGATGAGATTTGAGTCTAAGCAGGAGATTGCATTTTGGAGAGATAAAGGGAGTCACACTGAATCAGAAAAACAGGGATCAACAGGCGGGAGATCCAGTAAGAAAACAAGTGATGAGGCCGTGGGTGGAGAACCTGTTGAAGCAGTAAGCGAGACAGGTGACCCAGTTTGTAAGACCACTGATGAGAAAGTAGCTGAGAAAGCCTTGGAATGTGGGAATCAGACTGTGACTGATGGCATGGGGCAGACAGAGAGTGAGGTGAACCCTCAGACTGGTCTGAAGGATTGTGAGAGCCAGAAGACAGCATGGGTGCTGGTCTGTGGCCAGGGCTTCCAGCTGTTACGAGTCAGAAACACAGATGCGGATGTGtggacagaggaaagaaagaaaaggtga